Proteins encoded within one genomic window of Couchioplanes caeruleus:
- a CDS encoding LacI family DNA-binding transcriptional regulator, with protein sequence MNDVARRAGVSLKTVSRVVNGEATVDPALAARVRAAVAALGYRPNLGASMLRRNDRRTRTIGLLLDDAGDPFSALLHRAVEDEAHPRGVHVLSGSLDDDPDRELELATAFARRHADGLILAPAAPDQGYLARELQPGTPVVFVNRPATGYRADTVLAANRSGAAAATRHLIGHGHRRIAFLGATPRFATARSRRQGYRDAMREAGLPTCEAAVPEARGPAATAALLALAEPPTALFAAEHRLTVGALRALRREGLHRRIALVGFDDLPLADLLEPALTVVAEDPAAMGRAAARALFERIEGRAGEPREITIATTLIPRGSGELAP encoded by the coding sequence ATGAACGACGTCGCCCGCCGCGCGGGCGTCAGCCTCAAGACCGTGTCCCGCGTCGTGAACGGCGAGGCCACGGTGGACCCGGCCCTGGCCGCCCGGGTCCGTGCCGCCGTCGCCGCACTCGGCTATCGCCCCAACCTCGGCGCGAGCATGCTGCGCCGCAACGACCGGCGGACCCGGACGATCGGCCTGCTGCTCGACGACGCCGGCGACCCGTTCTCGGCGCTGCTGCACCGCGCCGTAGAGGACGAGGCCCATCCGCGCGGCGTACACGTCCTGAGCGGCAGCCTGGACGACGACCCGGACCGGGAACTGGAGCTCGCCACCGCCTTCGCGCGCCGGCACGCCGACGGCCTCATCCTCGCGCCGGCCGCACCGGACCAGGGCTACCTCGCCCGTGAGCTGCAACCCGGCACGCCGGTGGTGTTCGTGAACCGCCCCGCGACCGGATATCGGGCGGACACCGTCCTGGCCGCCAACCGCTCCGGTGCCGCGGCGGCCACCCGCCACCTGATCGGCCACGGGCACCGCCGGATCGCGTTCCTCGGCGCCACGCCCCGGTTCGCCACCGCCCGCAGCCGCCGCCAGGGCTACCGGGACGCGATGCGCGAGGCCGGCCTGCCGACCTGCGAAGCCGCCGTGCCGGAAGCCCGCGGACCCGCCGCCACCGCGGCCCTGCTGGCGCTCGCCGAGCCCCCGACCGCGCTGTTCGCTGCGGAGCACCGGCTCACCGTGGGCGCGCTGCGAGCGCTGCGCCGCGAGGGCCTGCACCGGCGGATCGCGCTCGTCGGCTTCGACGACCTACCCCTGGCCGACCTCCTGGAGCCGGCGCTCACGGTGGTCGCCGAGGACCCGGCCGCGATGGGCCGCGCGGCGGCACGTGCCCTCTTCGAACGCATCGAGGGCCGGGCCGGCGAGCCTCGCGAGATCACCATTGCGACGACGCTGATCCCCCGTGGCTCGGGCGAACTGGCGCCCTGA
- the rhaI gene encoding L-rhamnose isomerase, with protein sequence MAVDLAAVRQALAAQRIETPSWAFGNSGTRFKVFAQPGVPRSPEEKIADAATVHRFTGVTPTVALHIPWDEVDDYRALADHAASLGVGIGAINTNVFQDDDYKLGSVTNPDPGIRRKATDHLLQAVGIMDATGSRDLKLWFADGINYPGQDDLRSRQDRLASALREAYGRLGEHQRILLEYKLFEPAFYATDIPDWGTSYAHCIELGERATVCIDTGHHAPGTNIEFIVAFLLRQKKLGAFDFNSRFYADDDLMAGAADPFQLFRIMNEIVRGGALDPAYGINFMLDQCHNIEMRIPAIIRSVLNIQEATAKALLVDRDALARAQAEGDVLEANAVLMDAYDTDVRPLLAEVRSDLGLDPDPVRAYLRSGYQEKIVADRVGGRQAGWGA encoded by the coding sequence ATGGCCGTCGACCTCGCCGCGGTCAGGCAGGCGCTCGCCGCGCAACGCATCGAGACCCCCTCGTGGGCCTTCGGCAACTCCGGTACGCGGTTCAAGGTCTTCGCCCAGCCGGGTGTTCCCCGCAGCCCCGAGGAGAAGATCGCCGACGCCGCCACCGTGCACCGGTTCACGGGCGTCACGCCGACGGTCGCTCTGCACATCCCGTGGGACGAGGTGGACGACTACCGCGCCCTCGCGGACCACGCGGCCTCCCTCGGCGTCGGCATCGGCGCCATCAACACCAACGTCTTCCAGGACGACGACTACAAGCTGGGATCGGTCACCAACCCGGATCCGGGCATCCGCCGCAAGGCGACGGATCACCTTCTCCAGGCCGTCGGCATCATGGACGCCACCGGCTCCCGGGACCTCAAGCTGTGGTTCGCGGACGGCATCAACTACCCCGGCCAGGACGACCTGCGCAGCCGTCAGGACCGGCTCGCGTCGGCGCTGCGGGAGGCCTACGGCCGCCTCGGCGAGCACCAGCGCATCCTGCTGGAGTACAAGCTCTTCGAGCCGGCCTTCTACGCCACCGACATCCCGGACTGGGGCACGTCGTATGCCCACTGCATCGAGCTGGGCGAGCGGGCGACGGTGTGCATCGACACGGGCCATCACGCTCCCGGCACCAACATCGAGTTCATCGTGGCGTTCCTGCTCCGCCAGAAGAAGCTGGGTGCCTTCGACTTCAACAGCCGCTTCTACGCCGACGACGACCTGATGGCCGGTGCGGCCGATCCGTTCCAGCTCTTCCGCATCATGAACGAGATCGTCCGGGGAGGCGCGCTCGATCCGGCGTACGGTATCAACTTCATGCTGGACCAATGTCATAACATAGAGATGAGGATACCGGCCATCATCCGGTCGGTTCTCAACATCCAGGAGGCGACGGCCAAGGCGCTGCTGGTGGATCGGGACGCGCTCGCGCGGGCGCAGGCCGAGGGCGACGTCCTCGAGGCGAACGCGGTGCTGATGGACGCCTACGACACCGACGTGCGGCCACTGCTCGCGGAGGTGCGCTCGGACCTGGGGCTCGACCCCGATCCGGTGCGGGCCTATCTCCGCAGCGGCTACCAGGAGAAGATCGTCGCGGACCGGGTCGGCGGCCGGCAGGCCGGCTGGGGCGCGTGA
- a CDS encoding metallophosphoesterase family protein: MRLVITTDTHVPKRARDLPAELWTAVDAADVVVHAGDWVDEATLDALAARAERLIACYGNNDGPALRARLPEIARATLDGVRIAVIHETGDARGREQRCAQAFPDTDILIFGHSHIPWDTTTPGGLRLLNPGSPTDRRRQPYCTYVTAEIAEGHFGQVALHRLPPRR, translated from the coding sequence ATGCGGCTGGTGATCACGACCGACACCCACGTTCCGAAGCGCGCCCGCGACCTGCCGGCGGAGCTGTGGACGGCCGTCGACGCGGCCGACGTGGTGGTGCACGCGGGCGACTGGGTGGACGAGGCGACCCTCGATGCCCTCGCCGCGCGCGCCGAACGCCTGATCGCCTGCTACGGCAACAACGACGGCCCGGCGCTGCGCGCCCGCCTCCCGGAGATCGCCCGGGCCACGCTCGACGGCGTCCGGATCGCCGTGATCCACGAGACCGGCGACGCCAGGGGCCGGGAGCAGCGCTGCGCGCAGGCCTTCCCGGACACCGACATCCTGATCTTCGGCCACTCGCACATCCCCTGGGACACGACGACCCCGGGTGGACTGCGGCTGCTCAACCCGGGCAGCCCCACGGACCGCCGCCGCCAGCCGTACTGCACCTACGTGACCGCCGAAATCGCCGAGGGTCACTTCGGCCAGGTGGCTCTGCACCGCCTCCCACCCCGTCGGTGA
- a CDS encoding ABC transporter permease: MAVLVIASLAVPSFGTSRNFTFLVLDLMPIALVALTMTLIVVTGEIDLSVASTLGLTSSLMGWLWNNGLPIETIVPLCLVAGAILGACNGFLVTGLGLPSLAVTIGTLALYRGLAFVVLGDGAVADFPWNYTGWVTGTIGGGAVPNVLVVIVALALVSGVVLHATPFGRSLYAIGANAQAAHFSGIPVARTKFWLYVASGTIAGLAGVLWTLRYSSARADNGAGLELAVVAAVLLGGVSIFGGKGTLPGVLAGVVLLAALQNALRLQDVSGQALNVVTGALLVLSVLLPNLASSIRTTWHRRKLRQAAAH, encoded by the coding sequence GTGGCGGTGCTCGTCATCGCCTCGCTGGCGGTGCCCAGCTTCGGCACGAGCCGCAACTTCACCTTCCTCGTCCTCGACCTGATGCCGATCGCGCTGGTCGCCCTGACCATGACGCTGATCGTCGTGACCGGCGAGATCGACCTCTCGGTGGCGAGCACCCTGGGCCTGACCAGCTCGCTGATGGGCTGGCTCTGGAACAACGGCCTGCCGATCGAGACGATCGTCCCGCTCTGCCTGGTGGCCGGCGCGATCCTGGGCGCCTGCAACGGTTTCCTGGTCACCGGCCTCGGCCTGCCCTCGCTGGCGGTCACCATCGGCACGCTCGCCCTCTACCGCGGCCTCGCCTTCGTCGTGCTCGGCGACGGGGCGGTGGCGGACTTCCCGTGGAACTACACCGGCTGGGTCACCGGCACCATCGGCGGCGGCGCCGTACCGAATGTGCTGGTGGTGATCGTCGCCCTGGCCCTCGTCTCCGGCGTCGTCCTGCATGCGACTCCCTTCGGCCGCTCGCTCTACGCGATCGGCGCGAACGCCCAGGCCGCACATTTCTCCGGCATCCCGGTCGCCCGGACCAAGTTCTGGCTCTACGTGGCCAGCGGCACGATCGCCGGCCTCGCCGGTGTGCTGTGGACGCTGCGCTACTCCAGCGCCCGCGCGGACAACGGCGCCGGACTCGAGCTCGCCGTGGTCGCCGCGGTCTTGCTCGGCGGCGTCTCGATCTTCGGCGGCAAGGGCACCCTGCCCGGCGTCCTCGCCGGCGTCGTGCTGCTCGCCGCCCTGCAGAACGCCCTGCGCCTGCAGGACGTCTCCGGCCAGGCCCTCAATGTCGTCACCGGCGCGCTGCTCGTGCTCTCGGTGCTGCTGCCGAACCTCGCGTCGTCGATCCGCACCACCTGGCACCGGCGGAAACTCCGCCAGGCCGCCGCTCACTGA
- a CDS encoding ABC transporter permease has product MAAIATAGPSRRTLDALVRIRELGIILALTVLVVFTAVNNPRFLSGQSIRDILLNSAILAVMAAGQAVVVITRNIDLSVGSVLGLSAFTVATMMSAIPGLPMAVALLAGIGVGAVAGVVNGVLVRFGGVPALVVTLGTLYMYRGVTYSWAGGQQVNADELPRHFLRFAGGSVLGIPWLVLIALVVVGGVSLIMRNYRVGRELYAVGSSPQAAELAGIRVARNLLGAFTVSGALAGLAGVLFAARFGTVDAAAGTGYELNVVAAVVVGGVAVFGGSGTVWGAGLGALLLTVIGSALAVLDINQFWQQAIVGALIILAICADRLVAVRIARSLTKRDSHV; this is encoded by the coding sequence CTCGACGCTCTGGTGCGCATCCGCGAGCTGGGAATCATCCTCGCGCTGACCGTCCTCGTCGTCTTCACCGCCGTCAACAATCCGCGCTTCCTGTCCGGGCAGAGCATCCGCGACATCCTGCTGAACTCCGCCATCCTGGCGGTGATGGCGGCCGGCCAGGCGGTCGTGGTGATCACCCGCAACATCGACCTCTCGGTGGGATCGGTGCTGGGGCTCAGCGCCTTCACCGTCGCGACGATGATGAGCGCCATCCCGGGCCTGCCGATGGCCGTCGCGCTCCTCGCCGGCATCGGGGTGGGCGCGGTCGCCGGCGTGGTCAACGGCGTCCTGGTCCGCTTCGGCGGGGTGCCGGCGCTGGTGGTCACGCTCGGCACGCTCTACATGTATCGCGGCGTCACGTACTCGTGGGCCGGCGGTCAGCAGGTCAACGCCGACGAGCTGCCCCGGCACTTCCTGCGGTTCGCGGGCGGCTCGGTCCTGGGCATCCCGTGGCTGGTGCTGATCGCGCTCGTCGTGGTCGGCGGCGTCTCCCTGATCATGCGCAACTACCGGGTCGGCCGCGAGCTGTATGCGGTGGGCTCCAGCCCCCAGGCCGCGGAGCTCGCCGGCATCCGGGTGGCCCGCAACCTGCTCGGCGCCTTCACCGTCAGCGGCGCCCTGGCCGGCCTCGCCGGGGTGCTCTTCGCGGCCCGCTTCGGCACGGTGGACGCGGCGGCCGGCACCGGCTACGAGCTGAACGTCGTGGCCGCGGTCGTGGTCGGCGGCGTGGCCGTCTTCGGCGGCAGTGGCACGGTCTGGGGTGCGGGGCTCGGCGCACTGCTGCTCACGGTCATCGGCAGCGCCCTCGCCGTCCTCGACATCAACCAGTTCTGGCAGCAGGCCATCGTCGGCGCGCTGATCATCCTGGCCATCTGCGCCGACCGCCTGGTCGCGGTCCGCATCGCCCGCTCCCTGACGAAGAGGGACAGCCATGTCTGA
- the rhaS gene encoding rhamnose ABC transporter substrate-binding protein, giving the protein MFPPHRRLLTAASASLLVLGLAACGGTTKDSASSNGGAAGQPGASADPNASIKTGLKFAYLPKQLNNPYSDVETAGGKVAVGELKGEYKLVGPHDASASSQVSYINTLIQQQQDVIVVAANDPNAVCPSLNQARQAGIKVVSFDSDASKACRDAFINQATTQGIGESLVKMASELAGGEGEIAVLSATPNATNQNAWIEVMKSELAKPEYAKLKLVKTAYGNDDDQKSFQEAQGLLQSYPNLKVIVSPTTVGIAAASRYVSSSNYKGKVTITGLGLPNQMREYVKDGTVKKFALWNPADIGYLAAYAGAALASGKITGKQGETFTAGKLGEYTIGADGEIVLGPPTEFTAQNIDQFDF; this is encoded by the coding sequence ATGTTTCCTCCCCATCGCCGACTACTGACCGCTGCCAGCGCCTCACTCCTCGTTCTGGGCCTCGCCGCCTGCGGCGGCACCACCAAGGACAGCGCCTCCTCGAACGGCGGCGCCGCGGGGCAGCCCGGCGCCTCCGCCGACCCGAACGCGTCGATCAAGACCGGGCTGAAGTTCGCGTATCTGCCCAAGCAGCTCAACAACCCGTACTCGGACGTCGAGACGGCCGGGGGCAAGGTGGCGGTCGGCGAGTTGAAGGGCGAGTACAAGCTCGTCGGTCCCCACGACGCGAGCGCCTCCTCCCAGGTCAGCTACATCAACACGCTGATCCAGCAGCAGCAGGACGTGATCGTGGTGGCGGCCAACGACCCCAATGCGGTCTGCCCGTCGCTCAACCAGGCCCGGCAGGCCGGCATCAAGGTGGTGTCGTTCGACTCGGACGCCTCCAAGGCCTGCCGCGACGCATTCATCAACCAGGCCACCACCCAGGGCATCGGCGAGAGCCTGGTGAAGATGGCGAGCGAGCTGGCCGGCGGCGAGGGTGAGATCGCCGTCCTCTCGGCCACCCCGAACGCCACGAACCAGAACGCCTGGATCGAGGTCATGAAGTCCGAACTGGCCAAGCCGGAGTACGCGAAGCTCAAGCTGGTCAAGACCGCGTACGGCAACGACGACGACCAGAAGTCCTTCCAGGAGGCGCAGGGCCTGTTGCAGTCGTACCCGAATCTGAAGGTGATCGTCTCCCCCACCACCGTGGGCATCGCCGCCGCCTCGCGGTACGTCAGCTCCTCGAACTACAAGGGCAAGGTCACGATCACCGGTCTGGGCCTGCCGAACCAGATGCGCGAGTACGTCAAGGACGGCACGGTGAAGAAGTTCGCCCTGTGGAACCCGGCGGACATCGGCTACCTGGCCGCGTACGCCGGCGCCGCCCTCGCCTCCGGGAAGATCACCGGCAAGCAGGGCGAGACGTTCACCGCAGGCAAGCTGGGCGAGTACACCATCGGCGCGGACGGCGAGATCGTTCTCGGCCCGCCGACCGAGTTCACCGCCCAGAACATCGACCAGTTCGACTTCTGA